From the Pseudomonas syringae KCTC 12500 genome, the window GCTGATCTTGCTGGAGCTCAGTCATGGGAGCCTCTGCGACTTAAAGGATGTTGGTAGCGGTGGTGACCAGGTAGATCGTGACGCCAATCAGGCAAACACCGACGACGGCGGTACTGCCCAAGTCAGCCCATTTGGCCTTGCCCATGTGGATTTCGTGGTAGACGCCCAGCGCATGTCGCCCCACCAGAACGATGCCGAACGCGCACAAACATAGACCCAGTAGCATGAAGCCGTCGTAGGCATAGTTTTGGAAGGTCTGAAGAAAGCTGGTCCCAGTGCCGCGCGTGGGGGCTTGTGCACCCGGTAGGGCCGCAAAACTACTGCCAGGGGTAGCGGCCATCAGCAGGGCCGAAAAAGGCCGGCGTTTCAAAAAGGCACGTGCCTGAGTGAACAATGAATGCAACGTCATCTTTATCTCCTTGGAAAAAATCAACTCAACAACATGAAGGTCATGATCATGAACAGCACTGCCCAGCGAGCTGCGGAGGCAGCAGCAACCATTCGGTCTAGGTTTTGGGTCGCCCACCCCCGATAAATGCTTAGGAAGACCCAGACACCCCATAACGTGAGGATGCCCATAGCGATCCCCGTCCACAGCGTGTTGCTGTTGGCCGGTGAAAAGCCGGCAGCGGCCTGAAATGCACTGATTTGGGTGGAGGACATCGTCATGGCGTGTGTTCACCGCTGACGTTGTAATGGCCTGATAGCTCCACGGGGTCGCGGGGCTGAGCTCGGGAGGGCGACAGGTAGTCCTGCAGGCCCTGGCGGATGCGAGCTATGTCGCTGACTAACCTGGAGTAATCCAGGTGATAGCGCTGAACCGATTCACTTGGCAGGTCAGCGCTGCGCTGCGCAACGGCCTCTAGCGCATTGAGCTGGCGAATCATGACTTCCACATTGGCTTGCTCGGAAGCCGTACCGGCTGCTCGGGCATGCGAGGAAAGCAGCGGTGTGCATATGAGGACTGCAGACAGGCAGATCTGCATGCTTGAAAACGCTGGTTTGATCGCGGGGAGTTTGATTTTCACGTCGCGGGCCTTGGAAGCAGTAGGAATCTATGCCCACAGCATGACGATCGGCCCGGATGGAATCTGTACGAAACCCTTTTTAGGTCTGAGGGGGTTTGTCCAATGAAGTTAAAGATGCAGTGCTGCGTTTGAAGAAGAACAAAAATCCGGTGCTGATCGCGTAACCGAACGCCCAGCCCTGTGCGTTTTGGTTGCCAATTTGTTCATGGCCACGACTGATCTGCTGAACGCTCACCAGCTCCCATCCTTCTCTGCCGTGGCGATTCAGTGCGGCCAGCGTTTCAGGGTTGCTCAAATATCCGTGGATGTCCGGTTCGGTAGTGGCGTCCGTCGACTTGAACATCAGCACGCCGCTGGTAACGGTTTTGTAGGGGAGTGGGACGAAGGTCTGGGTGTATTCAAAAGTGGTCATGGGTCAGCCTCACGCAGTGGCCGCGATTACGGATCGGTTGTCTTTGAAGCGCTGCATGATGTCGATCACCAGCGAGTTGACGGCAAGAATCTTCATGGCTCGTGTGACAGCGACGTATAGAAGGTTCAGCTCATCGTCGCGTTTGCCGGCGTCGATGTCAGGTGAAAGCGGATCCGCAGAAAAGTCGTCATAAAGTCCAACGAAGTCCCACTCCAGACCTTTGGCTCTGTGCGCGGTGGTAAGGGTCACGGTTGCATCGAGCTCCGACGTGACAGATGCAGCACGCAGCTGCTCGATTCGTTGGGGCAGATCTGCATAGTTTTCGATGATTTTGATCGACCGCAGCATCTCAGGATCCTGCGTGGCCTTCGCGATCACGACATACTGGTCGTAATCGGCATAGTCGGTCAGCAATTTGCGCTGTTGGACCTGGTCATTCCTATGCCGGCTGAAATGGAACAGGTCCTCCAGATCGCGCAAGGAATAGCTGTCGATCCCTCCGATCCACTGCATGCGGTGGTTTTGGTTGACCAGGCGCAGCGCGTTCTCGATCACACCGCTCACAGTGCGGTGGAGGTAGGTGCGGTGAGGGAGATCGTCCGGTAAGGCTCGTTTCACCAACGTCGGCTGTCCCAGGCCTTGCAGGGGGATCTTTTCACCCTTGAAGGAAAGGATGACGTTGGCCACGTAGGCAACAGCCGGTCCAAATCTGAAGCTCTGGGTCAGGAAGTGTTTCTCGGCATCCTTCATCGCCGGGCTGTTTAAAGCATCCACAGCGCCTCTGAACCGATACAGCTGCTGATGCCGATCACCTACAGTGACTTGAGTTATTGTTTGGATCTGGACCAGGTTCGCGATCACCGGGTTCACGTCCTGCCCTTCGTCTAGCAGAATCGCACCAAAACGCTGACTCAGATCTGGCTGGCTCATCTGGTACAGCTTCAGATAGCCATCGTGCGTCATAGGGACTGAGCGATCGTTGATATCGACCATTTTCTCCCAAACGTCTCTGGTCAGGTTGAGCGCTTTACTCATGTACTGCTGCTGGACCGAGGTCAGTCTGCGGTTGCTCTGGAATCGCACAAAGTGGTCCTCCAGCAGCTCCAGATCCTTGCTGGCCATGAAGGAATTGAGGGTCGAAACGATGTCTTTGGCCAGCTCCCAATCCTGCGTATTGATCGTCCTCGCAATGTCGGTCAGACGCAGATTGCCAGCCTGCTTGTGTTTGTACTGGCTGCCATAAACAGCGTAGGCCAGGCCGTGAGCTGTTTTGCAGGTCACGTTGCGTGGAAAACGGTTCTTTGCCGCGATCTCAACGGCTTTGTTGTAGCAGAGGTAAAGCATTTTGACCGACGAGTTATGCGTGGCGTAACCGACGAGTGTTGTTGTCTTCCCGGTACCGGCAAACGCCTGGACCAGTAGTTTCTTCGCGAAGGAGTGAATAGCTGGCAGTTGTTCTTCTGTCCATTGCATGGAGGGCACCTAAAGGTATTTTTTGAAGCTGGACGCCGTAATGCTGACCGCCAGGCCGAGCAGTGCCGCGCATGGCAGGAGCACTAGCAAAGGGCTCACGCTGAATGGCAGAGCCAGGTAAAGGCTCCAGGGGATGATCACCAGCGGCACCATCGTTGCTCGAGCTTTGTGATACAGGTAGCTGGACTCGCGGCCGGCACCGAACCGCCGCAAGTCTCTGCGCACCAGCCCGTCCACAAAACCAACAAATGCCGTCATCACAAATAACGGGATTGCGAGGGTCAGGATCACCAGGCGCACGCAAAACACCAGTGTCGTGTAGAGCGCCGCAAGGCCGTAATCCTGAAACTTGCTGACTCCCACGCCGAGCATGTAGCGCATATCGAAACCGCGTGATCGTTGTCCTGTCGCAGCATAATCAGAGGTGTGTTGAACCCAGTCCTGAAGCCCAGTCTTGACCACCAGCCAGTCATATGTGGTTTGAACCAGCCATGTCGCCGTTCGGCCTGGCTCTTGAACAACCACACTCTGCAGGAACCCCTTAGAGAGCCAGCTGAGTTCATGATCAAGCATTGCGCGAGCGTGCTGCCAACCGGCCTCCGGCCAGAAAAAGTACATGCAGATCCATTCGACGATAATGGCTCCCCCCAGAGAGAGGAACATTACTGCCGCGAATCGGAAGGGCAGGGTGAAGAGAGAACCTATGAACGACTGTTCGTGGTCTTGTTGCTGTTTCGCGCGATCGGCAACGTCAGCCATATCAGATGCCCCCTTGCCGATCGCTCAACCCGCCGAGAGTCATGCCGCATCCTCAGGTGCAACAGCGATTTTTTTGAAGTCGTCGAGCAGATCTGCAGGCAGCGACTCGTTTAGCGTCTGATAACCGGGCGCTGACCACCAGCCAGTGTCGTCGACCTTGCCCACCTGATACGTCTGACGCATGCTTTCCGCCAAGGCCTGCAGATCTGCCGGCATTACTTCATCAGGATCATGGCCAGGCAAAGGCATTCTGATTTTCCACAGATTGCCGCCTTCCATGAGCGCAAAGCATTGGCCCTTGGGCAGGCCGACGACATGCGCTGGCTCAATCATTGGCACGCTGACCTGCTGCACCTGGTCATGACTGGATGATGTGAACGCGGTATTGCCCGTTGCACTGTCATTCGCCGAGCTGGCCGGGGTGGATGTGAAAACCTGAACCTTAGGCAACTGGTTTGTCAGCAGCTCGGCGGTGGACGTTTCGCGGACGCGCAGCATGAACACGTTGTTGAAGTTACCGATCACCTGGCCAGCCTTGGCCTTGTTGCCGATCTTCGCTTCGATATCGCTCATTGTCTGGGTGTAAGCAGTCACCTGCATGCCGGCACCACCACCCTTGTTGATCATCGGAATGAATTCCTCACCCATCAGCTCGTTGAACTCATCGGCATGGAGGTTGATAGGCACTTTGGTGCCAGGGACGCCGCCCGGTAGTCCGTCGTCGACACCGAACTTGTAGATATGGCCAGCGACCGAGACCAGGTCGGAGAACATAGAGTTGCCGACGGCAGCGGCGACCTCTGTGTCCGACAAGGCGTCCAGGCCGATATAAACCACGGCCTTTTTGCGGACCACCTGCATCCAGTCAAAGATCGGTCGAGGATCGTTCACGTCCTGATAGTCCGGCGAGATCAGTTCCGCCATGCGGCCTGTTGTCAGCTTCTCAAGCAGTGGCAGCAGCGAGGCGACGATCTTGTCGAAATAGGTCTTGTCGTAGCGGACCGCGCTGCGCAGTCCATCCATCACTGGATCTGCCACGCGCGTCTGAGACAGGTATTGATCGATGGCCACCACACGGAACGGCCGACCCTTCATGTTGAACGGTACGTTTTTGTCGTTGAGCTTGCCCTCAATGGCGACGATCGCCTCCCAGGCCTTTGGATCAGATTCATCAAAGTATTTAGAGGCATACTCCTGGAACATCCCTTCGATGTTGATCACGTGCTGCTGGATCTGGAGGTAGTCAGGTCGGCGGCCCAGTGCGACCAAGGCTCTTGCGATGATGTTCACGAAACGCCAGGCGAATTCACGGAATGCTGCCGAGTTTCCTTCGCCGGAGAGTTGGCCAGCGATCCGGGTGGCCACCTCCGAAATCCGACCAAAACGTCCTACGGCGTTGTAGCGTGCCGAGTGATCCGGCCAGCCCAGGTGGAACACATAGAATTCATTCAGGCGTCCGGCGCGTTTGGCTTCGAGATACATGCGCTTGAGCAGATCGGCGTCGCCCTTCGGGTCGAAGACGATAACGACTTCATGCTGGCCGTGTTTTTTACGCCGAATGTCCTGAGTGATGAACAATTCAGCCAGGCGGGTTTTTCCGACACGGGTAGTGCCCAGGACAATTGAATGGCCTACTCGCTCACCCAAAGGGAGAGAGACGTTCTCCTCGTATGGCTCGATGCCGTGCAGCCTTGGCAAACCGCCGACGGGGGGCAGAGGTCGCACAGGATTGATGGGCACGTCCCATGATGTGGCTCTGGCCAGAAGCCGGACCGGGTATGGGGCGAACTCAGCTCTTTCCTCAAAACGACGCGCTGCGCGGAAAAGTGGGGTAGCTTCAACGTAGCTGGCGTACTTCGGCAGGTAAGTGTCCATCAGCCGCTGGGTATGGCGCTGCTGCCAGCGAAAGCCAAGACCGATGAAGAGACGTTGATTGCTGACCGGCACTTCTTTACTGGTCATCGTGTAATGAGGTAGTCGACGGATGTTTCGGCGATAGCGCAGCACCTGCCATGCTTGTTTCAGACGCACTAATCCCAAAGCGAGAAAGCCCGCGGAGGTCACGATGCCGAACAGCGGAGTAAGCGCAAACGCCCAGGGAGCGAACACGCACAGGAATGCGCCTGCAGCGCACACGTACACGGTGTACAGCTCTACGGCGGGTCTGAGCAGTGATTCAATGGCGTAATCGTGAGCCATAACCCGACCTCCTATTGCTCGATGGCGGTTGGGGTGATCAACACCGGATAGTGATTCAGGCCGAGTCGTTGAGAAAGCTCGTCACCTGATGCGGGGGACACGAGCGCGTCGGGCAACCAACTCCTGACTACGGCAAGTCGTTCTTGTGTGGGCACGTTGACCACCAGTCCTACGGCCTGCATCTGCTTCAGCACCGCACCGCGTTCTTGTAGCCATCGGCGTGAAGTTTCATCGTCCCCGACCAGGAACAAAGGCTGCAGGCCTGGCGCGTTGATGATTCGGCCCTGAACTGTCCCCGGAGTCATTCGAGTGGTGCGTACCGGCAATCCCTGTGCTGCTACAGGATCCAGTTGCGAGGTCAGGTCATTTGAGACAGAAGAGGACGGCTCGGGATTGAGAGATCGATAGTAAGGCAGCGCTGAGTCACCACCTTTGTCTTCAACCACGGTGAGCTCTGCAGCTTGGCAGATCATAAATGGCAGGCAGAGCGCTGCGCCGAGGATCACTGAACGGTTCATGGATTGGTCACCAGCATTTGGATGCCGGTTACCCGGCTGAGATGTTTGGCAAAAGCCTTGCGGTAATTGGCGGCTGGAGCGCCGCCGGCAGGCCGGTGATAGCGCCCGGCTACGGTGATCCAGTCACCGCCGAGCGCTCGCTGTTCAGCCAGGATCTGCGCGGTCACGTCCAGGTTCTTGTAGGGATTGAGCGAGTCGCATGGATTACTGGAATGGAAACGATGGCCGTTCCAGCCCATGTTCACCTGTCCCAAACCCACGTCTACACGCTTAGGGCCTGCCTGGACGAGGGCTATGAGTAAGGCAGTGCATGCATCCGCGCGAGTTGCAAAACGGTAACCCGCGCCGGCAACGTTCAGCGTCCAAGGCCACGGCACAAGCTGACCACGCAACTTCGCCCCGCTTTCCTGCAGTGCCACTGAATAGAGCACTTCCGACGGAATACTCGCGGCTTGGGCAGCCAGCTGATAAGCCGGCGGCGGAAGCTCGGCTGCATGGCTTGTCAACGCGAAGCACAGCAGGGCAAGGCCTGCCCACGTCACTGACGCAGCCATTGCCCGTTCACCTCTCGCACAACGGCCGGTAACTCGCCACCCAAGCTCAGGCCAAGCCAACGTCCACCGTCATGGTTGAGGGTGATTTGTCGGGTTCTGACATTCGCAGGGTCGATCCCCGAGACAATCGCCCAGTTGCGAATTCGCTCATCGTCGTTCTGGCTACCCACCATGTACACGTCAAACGGCTGCTTCTGAGCTTGAAGGGCCTTCACTCGTATCGAGCATTCCGGGCAGTCGTCCTTAACAAACACTGCCAATCGGCCGTTGCCCTGGTTAGCTGGGCTCGCGGCCGTCCCTTGGGGCGCAGAGCTGGCGATGGGCATCAGGTTCGGGTAGACGCGTTTGAAGGCATCGTCATAGGCGCGTTGATACGCTAATTCTTTTGCCGTGCGCTGCGCCTCGGCTTTGACCTGGAGCTCTGCATACCGCCGGCGCTCTTCATCATTGCGGGCTTCGATACCCAATGCTGTCAGCGGATCCAGCCCGGGGGAATACACACCTCGTGAACTCTGCATCAGCGTTTGATAGCGCTGCCATTCCTGAGGACTGAGGTTCCAGTCTCGTGCCAGGATCTCGTCGCTCGATTGCGACTGACTGTCCAGCAAGGCGCTCTGTTGCTCTCTACTGGTGGACTGTGCAGAGCTGTTTGTTGCAGCATTGGCCATACCAGCCGCTGTGATCAGGATGACTCCCGTCAGTGTGAACATTCGCAGGTTGTAAACGGTCATGTGAACCTCTAAGGGCGCAGGGGCAGAATGCGGGTTGAGCCGTTGATGCTGAACAGGGCGCGCGAGTCATCCAGGCTGTTGAGCTGCCAGTTGCTCCCCGCGACCATGTCGCCCGGGCGTATCAGGTTCAGTTGACTCAGCTGAGTGCTGCCAGGCGGGGCAACTGACAAGAAACGTTCGCCTCCGCGATACTCCACACCCACGACCGAAAACGGTGGAGGAGCCTCCTGGACTTTGGTTTGTGCTGTTGGTTTGCGGGAGGGGGGGGGAATCTTTGGCTTGGCTGCCGTGATTTGAACAGATGCTGGTTTAGCCGCACGCAGGTCTTGGAGTTTCACCTGCAGCTCCTCGATCCGAGCCCCCATGACCACAACTTCTTCCATTGTGGCACCCTGCTGGGCAGCGTCCTTCGCCGCCTCCTGCACCTGCTTCAGGAGGGCTTGAACGGCATCGATGCGGTTGGACAAAGCCTGCTGGCCGGCTCTGAAATCATCGATGGTCACGGACTTCATCTGGCTGGCGGCATCGAGCCGGTCATCCACGCCATTGATGCGTTGGGTGATGGCGTTGACGGTTTCCAGGTTCGCAGCAGATTCAAAACCCGTTTTCAGGTGGAGAATCTGCCATTGCTGGTAGACCAGCATGCCGATCAGGACGATCAAGGCCAGGATTTGCAGTACGTTGGCGCGGGAAAGAGAAGGGCGCAGTGGCAGCTTCATGGAGGACCTCACTCAAGATGTGAGGCACGTTCGCAAAATCAAAGATTTGAAGCAGCAGGAAACCGTTTTTCAGTCGCAATGGGTTTTCAATGAGGGGCACCGGAACCAGATTTCGCAAGAATCTGAGCACCGTCGAGGATCATTATCGAGCAATAACGGATCGATCCTGGATTGCCTATTAGATCACCAGATAATGTAAAACGCGGCACAAGTACATAGGAGGCATGTTGCAAAACAATACACAAATTTTTTGAAGTGACCCGTGTAGTGGTCCGTCAGTATGTGATCTATGTCTCCCGGGGAGCAACACGTGTCTCTAGAGACGTGGTGATATATCGCAAGCGCTCGACGCTCCTTCTCAGGGTCGTTCTTGTTTACGTAATAGGAAACAAAAAATATACATGCAGCTGCGCCAAATGCTAAGCCAGCGGTCATCAGAAAAAACGATAGAAACATTGCATGAGTACTCAATTTGGCCTCGCCATTTTGAGGAACGTGGGGTTTCACAGTCTCCAAGTATAAAAAAAGCCACCCGAAGGTGGCAATGTTCAAGCGTTGATGAGTTGTCTGGCGAGTGCCATCTCTACGGAATCGCCATCCTGGTTCAACGAGTCCAGCCCAGACTCTGGAACATCCCCTGAAGTGCTCTGCGATACGGCGATCTTCTTGGCCATCAGCTGCAGGCAGGTGATCTGCGAGCTGCCGATGTAGCCGAAAAAGATCACCCGGACGTCCTGCTTCTGTCCGATCCTCCATGAGCGCCTTGCCGCCTGTTGCACCGTGTAGACGTTGTAACCCGTCTGCATGAAGGCAATGGTCGGAAAGTCGAGCAGATCTAGACCTGTTTTTACGAGCTCCGGGTTGGTGATCAGTACGTCGACGCCTCGATCAACCTGGTCGAGGATCCAGTCCTCGCGCCTGGCGGTGTCCACCGATGCACGAAGCACTGCCACCTTCAGTCCCGATTGTTCGAGCACCCGCTTCATGCGGCTTGTGGTGTCTCTGGTACCTGTGTAAACCGAGTAGGCCAGAACCTTGCGGTTTCGGGCTTTTTCAGCAAGACATAGGTCCAGAAGGGCCTGTTCCTTCGGCATGAGCTCATCCTCTTCGAAGATCGATGGCACGAAAGCCAAAGTGTCTCTGGATCGAGGATGTTTCACGACTTCAGGTCGAAAGCAGCAATCCGGCCACGCCAGTAGCACGTTCAACACAACCCCTAGAAGCGTGGTGTCTCTTCGGGCCAGCGCCTGTCGGAGCTCGATGGTCAATGTCTGGGCAAGCTTAAGGTGAGCCGCCTCCTGGTCTGGAGACATCGGTACGTCAATGAACTCTTCCCGGTAGCCAGGTAGTACGTTGCCGCCGATATCCTTGAGTTTGAGGAACACAGTGAAGGGTAGAACGAAGCGGTGAATGCCTTTCGGGCCGAAGCCCGGAGCTTTGACCGTCCGCACGGAGAGTTTCTTGCCTTTGGCCGTCTTGTGAGAACTGCCATCTCGCTCCGTGTAGATATCCTTCAATACCCCGTGATCCCGCATAAATGACATCGCCGCCGGCGCCATGCTTCCTCGCGCGTTGGGTCGATAGCCGTCCTCGATCATACGTCTGGTGAGGATCCGGAACAGTAGGTAGAACAGATCGTCCGCATAGCCGCCCATGAGAGTGCCGGTCAGCAGCACAGTCTTTCGTGCTTTGGCTGCGAGCACGCCCATAGCCTGACCTTGTGCCGATCCACTGTTTTTGTACTCATGCCCCTCGTCCACGACCAGTAGGTCGAAGCACCCATCAGGCAGGTAGCGCTTGATGAACTCGGTGGGTTGGTAACCCCCCTCGCCGAACCCGAACTCGATGTTGGCCATCGCACGCTCCATGCGCTTGGCTTGGCGGTCGCTGAAGATGAAATTGCCTTTGGCGTCCATCAGGTTGATGAACTCAGAGACATTGTCCAGAAGCATCGAGGCGAGAAAGTCTTCGCCGAAGTCAGATAAAAGCCGTTCTGCACGAACAGGTCCGATTGTAGGGATGCGACACATCGACTTTAGGATCGTGTTACGGCGGCTGCCGCCATCCGATTTGCCCGGACGCATCAGCGTCCATAAAGCGGCATCACAGTGGTCGCAGCGTCGACGTCGCTCTTCACGCTGAAATTCCTCAGCAGTGATCAGATTGCCTTCCTGGTCCTGGAGCAGACGTCCACAATCTGGACACGCTGCCAGGCTCCTTCCACCGCCGGCACGTCGCTGCCAAAAGGCAAG encodes:
- a CDS encoding integrating conjugative element protein; the encoded protein is MNRSVILGAALCLPFMICQAAELTVVEDKGGDSALPYYRSLNPEPSSSVSNDLTSQLDPVAAQGLPVRTTRMTPGTVQGRIINAPGLQPLFLVGDDETSRRWLQERGAVLKQMQAVGLVVNVPTQERLAVVRSWLPDALVSPASGDELSQRLGLNHYPVLITPTAIEQ
- a CDS encoding DEAD/DEAH box helicase, coding for MNDLPLAAPAGHPCVPTLNIGLTEFIEEFGDELLESLNRSNPPVYAGIDNPARQWVLDGLKRQPFPAQAQVVQAIAALLLDQNEQAGIINAEMGTGKTMMAIALAAVMHGAGYRRTMVIAPPHLVYKWRREILETIPDARVWVLNGPDTLVKLLKLRDQLGDTYDGRQEFFILGRVRMRMGFHWRLAFWQRRAGGGRSLAACPDCGRLLQDQEGNLITAEEFQREERRRRCDHCDAALWTLMRPGKSDGGSRRNTILKSMCRIPTIGPVRAERLLSDFGEDFLASMLLDNVSEFINLMDAKGNFIFSDRQAKRMERAMANIEFGFGEGGYQPTEFIKRYLPDGCFDLLVVDEGHEYKNSGSAQGQAMGVLAAKARKTVLLTGTLMGGYADDLFYLLFRILTRRMIEDGYRPNARGSMAPAAMSFMRDHGVLKDIYTERDGSSHKTAKGKKLSVRTVKAPGFGPKGIHRFVLPFTVFLKLKDIGGNVLPGYREEFIDVPMSPDQEAAHLKLAQTLTIELRQALARRDTTLLGVVLNVLLAWPDCCFRPEVVKHPRSRDTLAFVPSIFEEDELMPKEQALLDLCLAEKARNRKVLAYSVYTGTRDTTSRMKRVLEQSGLKVAVLRASVDTARREDWILDQVDRGVDVLITNPELVKTGLDLLDFPTIAFMQTGYNVYTVQQAARRSWRIGQKQDVRVIFFGYIGSSQITCLQLMAKKIAVSQSTSGDVPESGLDSLNQDGDSVEMALARQLINA
- a CDS encoding DUF4177 domain-containing protein, whose product is MTTFEYTQTFVPLPYKTVTSGVLMFKSTDATTEPDIHGYLSNPETLAALNRHGREGWELVSVQQISRGHEQIGNQNAQGWAFGYAISTGFLFFFKRSTASLTSLDKPPQT
- a CDS encoding TIGR03745 family integrating conjugative element membrane protein, which encodes MTLHSLFTQARAFLKRRPFSALLMAATPGSSFAALPGAQAPTRGTGTSFLQTFQNYAYDGFMLLGLCLCAFGIVLVGRHALGVYHEIHMGKAKWADLGSTAVVGVCLIGVTIYLVTTATNIL
- a CDS encoding TIGR03759 family integrating conjugative element protein encodes the protein MTVYNLRMFTLTGVILITAAGMANAATNSSAQSTSREQQSALLDSQSQSSDEILARDWNLSPQEWQRYQTLMQSSRGVYSPGLDPLTALGIEARNDEERRRYAELQVKAEAQRTAKELAYQRAYDDAFKRVYPNLMPIASSAPQGTAASPANQGNGRLAVFVKDDCPECSIRVKALQAQKQPFDVYMVGSQNDDERIRNWAIVSGIDPANVRTRQITLNHDGGRWLGLSLGGELPAVVREVNGQWLRQ
- the traD gene encoding type IV conjugative transfer system coupling protein TraD, with the translated sequence MAHDYAIESLLRPAVELYTVYVCAAGAFLCVFAPWAFALTPLFGIVTSAGFLALGLVRLKQAWQVLRYRRNIRRLPHYTMTSKEVPVSNQRLFIGLGFRWQQRHTQRLMDTYLPKYASYVEATPLFRAARRFEERAEFAPYPVRLLARATSWDVPINPVRPLPPVGGLPRLHGIEPYEENVSLPLGERVGHSIVLGTTRVGKTRLAELFITQDIRRKKHGQHEVVIVFDPKGDADLLKRMYLEAKRAGRLNEFYVFHLGWPDHSARYNAVGRFGRISEVATRIAGQLSGEGNSAAFREFAWRFVNIIARALVALGRRPDYLQIQQHVINIEGMFQEYASKYFDESDPKAWEAIVAIEGKLNDKNVPFNMKGRPFRVVAIDQYLSQTRVADPVMDGLRSAVRYDKTYFDKIVASLLPLLEKLTTGRMAELISPDYQDVNDPRPIFDWMQVVRKKAVVYIGLDALSDTEVAAAVGNSMFSDLVSVAGHIYKFGVDDGLPGGVPGTKVPINLHADEFNELMGEEFIPMINKGGGAGMQVTAYTQTMSDIEAKIGNKAKAGQVIGNFNNVFMLRVRETSTAELLTNQLPKVQVFTSTPASSANDSATGNTAFTSSSHDQVQQVSVPMIEPAHVVGLPKGQCFALMEGGNLWKIRMPLPGHDPDEVMPADLQALAESMRQTYQVGKVDDTGWWSAPGYQTLNESLPADLLDDFKKIAVAPEDAA
- a CDS encoding TIGR03747 family integrating conjugative element membrane protein produces the protein MADVADRAKQQQDHEQSFIGSLFTLPFRFAAVMFLSLGGAIIVEWICMYFFWPEAGWQHARAMLDHELSWLSKGFLQSVVVQEPGRTATWLVQTTYDWLVVKTGLQDWVQHTSDYAATGQRSRGFDMRYMLGVGVSKFQDYGLAALYTTLVFCVRLVILTLAIPLFVMTAFVGFVDGLVRRDLRRFGAGRESSYLYHKARATMVPLVIIPWSLYLALPFSVSPLLVLLPCAALLGLAVSITASSFKKYL
- a CDS encoding RAQPRD family integrative conjugative element protein, with translation MKIKLPAIKPAFSSMQICLSAVLICTPLLSSHARAAGTASEQANVEVMIRQLNALEAVAQRSADLPSESVQRYHLDYSRLVSDIARIRQGLQDYLSPSRAQPRDPVELSGHYNVSGEHTP
- a CDS encoding TIGR03758 family integrating conjugative element protein, with amino-acid sequence MTMSSTQISAFQAAAGFSPANSNTLWTGIAMGILTLWGVWVFLSIYRGWATQNLDRMVAAASAARWAVLFMIMTFMLLS
- a CDS encoding UvrD-helicase domain-containing protein encodes the protein MQWTEEQLPAIHSFAKKLLVQAFAGTGKTTTLVGYATHNSSVKMLYLCYNKAVEIAAKNRFPRNVTCKTAHGLAYAVYGSQYKHKQAGNLRLTDIARTINTQDWELAKDIVSTLNSFMASKDLELLEDHFVRFQSNRRLTSVQQQYMSKALNLTRDVWEKMVDINDRSVPMTHDGYLKLYQMSQPDLSQRFGAILLDEGQDVNPVIANLVQIQTITQVTVGDRHQQLYRFRGAVDALNSPAMKDAEKHFLTQSFRFGPAVAYVANVILSFKGEKIPLQGLGQPTLVKRALPDDLPHRTYLHRTVSGVIENALRLVNQNHRMQWIGGIDSYSLRDLEDLFHFSRHRNDQVQQRKLLTDYADYDQYVVIAKATQDPEMLRSIKIIENYADLPQRIEQLRAASVTSELDATVTLTTAHRAKGLEWDFVGLYDDFSADPLSPDIDAGKRDDELNLLYVAVTRAMKILAVNSLVIDIMQRFKDNRSVIAATA